Proteins from a single region of Haloterrigena alkaliphila:
- a CDS encoding HEWD family protein, producing MSAQVQTPTLRVCERCGRSERWDDNLEAWQIAREDGEKQIGSPHCIHEWDINGTFNPVTGHAD from the coding sequence ATGAGCGCACAAGTACAAACACCGACCCTCCGCGTCTGCGAACGGTGTGGTCGATCCGAACGATGGGACGACAACCTCGAGGCCTGGCAGATCGCCCGCGAAGACGGTGAGAAGCAGATCGGAAGCCCCCACTGCATTCACGAGTGGGACATCAACGGGACGTTCAACCCCGTCACCGGCCACGCCGACTGA
- the cutA gene encoding divalent-cation tolerance protein CutA produces the protein MPTVYITAPPSDATDIAETLVEERLAACVNQVSTASTYRWEGEIHRDDEVILLAKTTEAAADELVDRVAELHPYGVPCIERFEERAVLESFAQWRAESVENAASTETGESDE, from the coding sequence ATGCCGACCGTCTATATCACCGCGCCGCCGAGCGACGCGACCGACATCGCCGAGACGCTCGTCGAGGAGCGACTCGCGGCTTGTGTCAATCAGGTATCGACAGCGTCGACCTATCGCTGGGAGGGCGAGATTCACCGCGATGACGAAGTCATCTTGCTCGCGAAGACGACCGAAGCGGCTGCCGACGAACTGGTCGATCGGGTCGCGGAACTCCACCCCTACGGCGTGCCGTGTATCGAGCGGTTCGAGGAGCGAGCCGTCCTCGAGTCGTTCGCCCAGTGGCGCGCGGAAAGCGTCGAGAACGCTGCCAGTACCGAAACTGGCGAGAGCGACGAGTGA
- a CDS encoding type II toxin-antitoxin system VapC family toxin → MAFDTTFLVDCLDGEPATRTFLENHEGKPFCAPSLALFEAYRGAAKSAGRDGVDRIVTGLEWIEPLALTDGAAREAAVIEAELLEGGTPINLGDVLIAGVCRHNGARLVNRDGRFDRVDELSTTTD, encoded by the coding sequence ATAGCGTTCGATACGACGTTTCTCGTGGACTGTCTGGACGGCGAGCCCGCGACCCGGACGTTCCTCGAGAATCACGAGGGGAAACCGTTCTGCGCCCCGTCGCTCGCCCTCTTCGAAGCGTACCGAGGGGCCGCGAAATCCGCCGGCCGAGACGGCGTCGATCGGATCGTGACCGGACTCGAGTGGATCGAACCGCTCGCGCTGACCGACGGGGCCGCTCGAGAGGCCGCGGTGATCGAAGCCGAACTACTCGAGGGCGGAACGCCGATCAACCTCGGCGACGTGTTGATCGCCGGCGTTTGTCGCCACAACGGCGCGCGACTCGTCAACCGGGACGGACGCTTCGATCGGGTCGACGAGTTATCGACGACGACCGACTAG
- a CDS encoding antitoxin VapB family protein produces the protein MATKSLTITEEAYDRLREHKREGESFTETILRLTDRDRDVMKGFGAMRDADGIRDAVDSTRGELDADLRERERRR, from the coding sequence ATGGCGACGAAGAGCCTCACCATCACCGAGGAAGCGTACGATCGCCTCAGAGAGCACAAACGAGAGGGCGAAAGTTTCACGGAGACGATTCTCCGTCTCACCGATCGCGACCGAGACGTGATGAAGGGATTCGGTGCGATGAGGGACGCCGACGGAATCCGCGATGCCGTCGATTCGACGCGCGGCGAATTAGACGCCGATCTGCGAGAGCGTGAGCGTCGGCGATAG
- a CDS encoding 50S ribosomal protein L11 has protein sequence MAGTIEVLVPGGQANPGPPLGPELGPTPVDVQAVVQEINDQTEAFDGTEVPVTVEYEDDGSFEIEVGVPPTAELIKDEADFDTGSGEPQKDFVADLSVEQVKQIAEQKHPDLLAYDVRNAAKEVVGTCASMGVTIEGDDAREFKEKVDGGEYDDILVDEAAA, from the coding sequence ATGGCTGGAACCATCGAAGTGCTCGTTCCGGGTGGCCAGGCCAACCCTGGCCCACCGCTCGGTCCCGAGCTCGGACCGACCCCTGTCGACGTGCAGGCGGTCGTACAGGAGATCAACGACCAGACTGAAGCCTTCGACGGGACCGAAGTCCCCGTCACCGTCGAGTACGAGGACGACGGCTCCTTCGAGATCGAAGTCGGCGTGCCGCCGACGGCCGAACTGATCAAGGACGAGGCCGATTTCGACACCGGCAGCGGCGAACCCCAGAAGGATTTCGTCGCCGACCTCTCGGTCGAGCAGGTCAAGCAGATCGCCGAGCAGAAACACCCCGACCTCCTCGCGTACGACGTTCGAAACGCGGCGAAGGAAGTCGTCGGCACCTGCGCCTCGATGGGCGTCACCATCGAAGGCGACGACGCTCGAGAGTTCAAGGAGAAGGTCGACGGCGGCGAGTACGACGACATACTTGTGGACGAAGCGGCAGCGTAG
- a CDS encoding 50S ribosomal protein L1, whose amino-acid sequence MADSDIETAVARALEESPDRNFTETVDLAINLRDLDLNEPSNRVDESIVLPSGTGQETRIVVIAEGETAVRAEEAADEVLSESDVADLDDDEAKDMADETDFFIAEEAMMQDIARHLGTVLGPRGKMPDPLSPDDDVVETVNRLKNTVQLRSGDRRTFHTLVGAEDMDAEEIADNIDVILRRLHADLEKGPQNIDGVYVKTTMGPSQEVV is encoded by the coding sequence ATGGCAGATTCGGATATTGAAACAGCAGTCGCTCGCGCACTCGAGGAGTCGCCCGATCGGAACTTTACCGAGACGGTCGACCTCGCGATCAATCTGCGCGACTTAGACCTAAACGAACCGTCGAACCGTGTAGACGAGTCTATCGTCCTGCCGTCCGGAACCGGCCAGGAGACCCGCATCGTCGTTATCGCCGAGGGTGAAACCGCCGTCCGCGCCGAAGAGGCCGCGGACGAGGTGCTCTCGGAGAGCGACGTGGCCGATCTGGACGACGACGAGGCCAAAGATATGGCCGACGAGACGGACTTCTTCATCGCCGAAGAGGCGATGATGCAAGACATCGCCCGGCACCTGGGTACCGTTCTCGGTCCCCGAGGGAAGATGCCGGACCCGCTCTCGCCCGACGACGACGTCGTCGAGACCGTCAACAGACTGAAAAATACCGTGCAGCTTCGCTCCGGCGACCGACGAACGTTCCACACGCTCGTCGGCGCCGAGGACATGGACGCCGAGGAGATCGCCGACAACATCGACGTCATCCTGCGGCGCCTGCACGCCGACCTCGAGAAGGGACCCCAGAACATCGATGGCGTCTACGTGAAGACGACGATGGGGCCGTCTCAGGAGGTTGTCTAA
- a CDS encoding 50S ribosomal protein L10 gives MSAQAERKTENLPQWKREEVDELEELIESYESVGIVGIAGIPSKQLQDMRRDLHGTAELRVSRNTLQVRALEETGLSDLVEHVEGQVGLVGTNDNPFTLYKELEASKTPAPINEGEVAPNDIVIPEGDTGIDPGPFVGELQQIGANARIEEGSIQVMEDSTVLEAGESVSADLANVLNELGIEPKEVGLDLRAVVADGVLFDPEDLDIDIEAYESDVSTAAARARNLAINASYPTAATAPTLIAKATGEAKSLGLQAAIEDEDLMPDLVTKADAQLRALASQIDDEDALPEELQGVEAAPEPAADEGEDESDDEQDTAEAEESPDTDDDDDEDDGDGAEGLGEMFG, from the coding sequence ATGAGCGCACAGGCTGAACGCAAGACCGAGAACCTTCCCCAGTGGAAGCGAGAGGAGGTCGACGAGCTCGAGGAACTCATCGAGAGCTACGAGAGCGTCGGCATCGTCGGCATCGCCGGCATTCCGAGCAAACAGCTCCAGGACATGCGCCGCGACCTGCACGGCACCGCAGAGTTGCGCGTCAGCCGCAACACGCTGCAGGTCCGCGCGCTGGAAGAGACCGGACTCAGCGACCTCGTCGAACACGTCGAGGGCCAGGTCGGTCTCGTCGGCACGAACGACAACCCGTTCACGCTGTACAAGGAACTCGAGGCGTCGAAGACGCCCGCGCCGATCAACGAGGGCGAGGTCGCCCCGAACGACATCGTCATCCCCGAGGGTGACACCGGGATCGATCCCGGTCCGTTCGTCGGCGAACTCCAGCAGATCGGTGCCAACGCGCGGATCGAAGAGGGTTCGATCCAGGTCATGGAGGACTCGACGGTCCTCGAGGCCGGCGAATCCGTCTCTGCGGATCTGGCGAACGTGCTCAACGAACTCGGTATCGAGCCCAAGGAGGTCGGACTCGACCTTCGCGCCGTCGTCGCCGACGGCGTGCTCTTCGATCCCGAGGACCTCGACATCGACATCGAGGCCTACGAGAGCGACGTGTCGACCGCGGCCGCCCGAGCGCGGAATCTCGCGATCAACGCGAGCTATCCGACCGCGGCGACGGCGCCGACGCTCATCGCCAAGGCCACGGGCGAGGCCAAGAGCCTCGGCCTGCAGGCCGCCATCGAGGACGAAGACCTCATGCCCGACCTCGTCACGAAGGCCGACGCACAACTGCGTGCGCTCGCGTCGCAGATCGACGACGAGGACGCCCTGCCCGAGGAACTACAGGGCGTCGAGGCCGCCCCCGAACCGGCGGCCGACGAGGGCGAGGACGAATCGGACGACGAACAGGACACCGCCGAGGCCGAGGAAAGCCCCGACACCGACGATGACGACGACGAAGACGACGGTGACGGCGCGGAAGGACTCGGTGAGATGTTCGGCTAA
- the rpl12p gene encoding 50S ribosomal protein P1: MEYVYAALILNESGEEINEDNLTDVLDAAGVDVEESRVKALVAALEDVDIDEAVSEAAAVPAGGAAAGGAAAGGDAGGDEGGEEEEVEETSDVPDTTDEDDDEDDDAGGEGLGELFG, translated from the coding sequence ATGGAATACGTATACGCTGCACTCATCCTGAACGAATCGGGCGAAGAGATCAACGAAGACAACCTGACGGACGTGCTCGACGCTGCCGGCGTCGACGTCGAAGAGTCCCGAGTCAAGGCGCTCGTCGCCGCACTCGAGGACGTCGACATCGACGAGGCAGTCTCGGAAGCCGCGGCCGTCCCCGCCGGCGGTGCCGCAGCGGGCGGCGCCGCTGCGGGCGGCGACGCCGGTGGCGACGAAGGTGGCGAGGAGGAAGAGGTCGAAGAGACCAGCGACGTCCCGGACACGACGGACGAGGACGACGACGAGGACGACGACGCCGGCGGCGAGGGCCTCGGCGAACTCTTCGGCTAA
- a CDS encoding HAD family hydrolase: protein MTTAVYFDLDGTLCTYAVPFADLFEATVSPYGEPTEAAYEAYVDRLLAAIEHCEPDPYREAFDAAAAETTLDARSETLAREYRERELEATVVSKATKRIVERVAETCPTGILTNGAGKHQRAKVERHGLDEAVDEIVVSSDVGAGKPDRRIFDAARERLPADEYVFVGDSYEADVVGARDAGYRTVYVMGDEDPESDAPPEAADAVVSSVDALLEAESLPMAIRGPFESSSRRTDRR, encoded by the coding sequence ATGACGACCGCCGTCTACTTTGACCTCGACGGGACGCTGTGTACCTACGCGGTCCCGTTCGCGGACCTGTTCGAGGCGACCGTCTCGCCGTACGGCGAGCCGACCGAGGCCGCCTACGAGGCGTACGTCGACCGCCTGCTCGCGGCGATCGAGCACTGCGAACCCGACCCCTACCGCGAGGCGTTCGACGCAGCCGCGGCCGAGACCACCCTCGACGCGAGGTCGGAGACGCTCGCCCGGGAGTACCGCGAGCGCGAACTCGAGGCAACGGTCGTGTCGAAGGCGACGAAGCGGATCGTCGAGCGAGTCGCGGAGACCTGTCCGACGGGCATTCTGACGAACGGCGCCGGGAAACACCAGCGGGCGAAAGTCGAGCGCCACGGACTCGACGAGGCGGTCGACGAAATCGTCGTCTCGAGCGACGTCGGTGCGGGGAAACCCGATCGACGGATCTTCGATGCCGCGAGGGAGCGACTGCCGGCCGACGAGTACGTGTTCGTCGGCGACAGCTACGAGGCGGACGTCGTGGGCGCTCGGGACGCCGGGTACCGGACCGTCTACGTGATGGGGGATGAGGATCCCGAGAGCGACGCCCCTCCGGAGGCCGCCGACGCCGTCGTCTCGAGCGTCGACGCGTTGCTCGAGGCCGAGTCGCTTCCGATGGCGATTCGGGGTCCGTTCGAGTCGTCGTCGCGCCGAACCGATCGCAGGTAG
- a CDS encoding tripartite tricarboxylate transporter permease, whose protein sequence is MAVTPAAVDLVAEPSLTLQVLGWTLVGALLGSCSGLIPGLHANNFALLLAGVAPSIPGDPLFVACAMLSAGVVHTFVNAVPAMALGVPDAEMAVTALPGHRLVLEGRGYEAIRLSALGSLLAVVAAIPLALPITRGVTAAYPTIRAHLSLLLAMVAVALVAAERTWRARFGAVCSFGLAAALGAATIDLSPDAPLEAGGTLAPLFAGLFGAPVLIDAIRGGGIPPQRGERIALSGPLVGATALAGALAGAVVGYVPGVSAAIAAVAALLVVPGRSGDRGYIVATSGVDTANTVFALFALVAIGQPRTGVMVAVEQVNAPLDLPILLAGVVLAGLFGFVLVLVVGDAYLEFVGRLPYWQVSAAVLGLLVVLSALFAGFLGIAVLAVAAGIGMVPVRFRARRVHLMGVLMGPLIVGV, encoded by the coding sequence ATGGCGGTCACACCAGCGGCAGTCGACCTCGTCGCCGAGCCGTCGCTGACGCTACAGGTGCTCGGCTGGACGCTGGTCGGTGCGCTGCTGGGGAGCTGTAGCGGCCTGATTCCCGGCCTCCACGCGAACAACTTCGCGCTCCTGCTCGCGGGCGTCGCGCCGTCGATACCGGGCGATCCGCTGTTCGTCGCCTGTGCGATGCTCTCGGCCGGCGTCGTCCACACGTTCGTCAACGCCGTCCCCGCGATGGCGCTGGGCGTGCCCGACGCGGAGATGGCCGTCACCGCGCTGCCGGGCCACCGGCTGGTCCTCGAGGGCCGAGGGTACGAGGCGATCCGGCTCTCCGCGCTCGGCAGCCTCCTGGCGGTGGTCGCGGCGATACCGCTCGCCCTCCCGATCACGCGGGGCGTCACGGCAGCGTATCCCACGATTCGGGCCCACCTCTCGCTCCTGCTGGCGATGGTCGCCGTCGCGCTCGTCGCCGCCGAACGGACGTGGCGGGCCCGCTTCGGCGCCGTCTGCTCGTTTGGGCTCGCGGCCGCGCTGGGTGCCGCGACCATCGATCTCTCGCCGGACGCACCGCTCGAGGCCGGCGGCACCCTCGCGCCGCTGTTCGCCGGCCTGTTCGGCGCGCCGGTGTTGATCGACGCGATTCGCGGCGGCGGGATCCCCCCACAGCGTGGCGAGAGAATCGCGCTCTCCGGGCCGCTCGTCGGTGCCACCGCGCTGGCCGGCGCGCTCGCGGGCGCGGTCGTCGGCTACGTCCCCGGCGTCTCGGCCGCCATCGCCGCCGTCGCCGCGCTGCTCGTCGTCCCCGGCCGGTCGGGCGACCGGGGCTACATCGTCGCGACCAGCGGCGTCGATACGGCGAACACGGTCTTCGCACTCTTCGCGCTCGTTGCGATCGGCCAGCCCCGGACCGGCGTGATGGTCGCCGTCGAGCAGGTGAACGCGCCACTCGACCTGCCGATCCTTCTGGCGGGCGTCGTCCTCGCGGGACTGTTCGGGTTCGTCCTCGTGCTGGTCGTCGGCGACGCCTACCTCGAGTTCGTCGGTCGATTACCCTACTGGCAGGTGTCGGCCGCCGTGCTGGGCCTGCTGGTGGTCCTCTCGGCGCTTTTCGCCGGGTTCCTCGGAATCGCCGTTCTGGCAGTGGCGGCCGGGATCGGCATGGTCCCGGTACGATTTCGGGCGCGGCGCGTCCACCTGATGGGCGTGCTGATGGGGCCGCTGATCGTCGGCGTGTGA
- a CDS encoding hydroxyacid-oxoacid transhydrogenase: MAGYDRSVSAPDHDLGPETVWHLQMPQIRFGRDAVKELGFQLADLGVDAADDPHGLVVTDETLVDIGHADRVTAHLEDAGYDVTVWDGAEREPSIENVDRCIEFVRENEGESGYDFYVGFGGGSCIDVAKATRAVIANGGEVLDYVAAPTGGGEALTESGPPLILMPTTAGTGAEISPVAILSVEEQEIKEGISSNHIRADAAVLDPTFTTTLPPETTGKTAMDALGHAIEGYTTHPFDGLLRASDPGERPVYAGRTELTEMFSEKAIRLLSNNVRTAVHNGDDLEARAAMLKGALFGAIAGLTAGASLCHAMAYPVGNRYHTYHGETIAVLTPASTLGYNVASDPERFVRVAEMLGAETDGLGTREAADRARAEYVRLQQDLNVIPSGLNELAGITEEDVEWLANQTVETQQRLLRCNPRPVTTDDAADIFRDALYNWE; this comes from the coding sequence ATGGCGGGCTACGATCGCTCGGTCTCCGCGCCCGACCACGACCTCGGTCCCGAGACCGTCTGGCACCTCCAGATGCCACAGATTCGGTTCGGTCGCGACGCCGTCAAGGAACTGGGCTTCCAACTGGCCGATCTCGGCGTCGACGCCGCGGACGACCCTCACGGCCTCGTGGTCACCGACGAGACCCTCGTCGACATCGGTCACGCCGACCGCGTCACGGCTCACCTCGAGGACGCGGGCTACGACGTCACCGTCTGGGACGGCGCGGAACGCGAGCCGTCGATCGAGAACGTCGATCGCTGCATCGAGTTCGTCCGCGAGAACGAGGGGGAGTCGGGCTACGACTTCTACGTCGGCTTCGGCGGCGGGAGCTGCATCGACGTCGCGAAGGCGACCCGCGCGGTGATCGCCAACGGCGGGGAGGTGCTCGACTACGTCGCGGCGCCGACGGGCGGCGGGGAGGCGCTGACCGAGTCGGGCCCGCCGCTGATCCTCATGCCGACGACGGCGGGCACGGGCGCCGAGATCTCGCCGGTCGCCATCCTCTCCGTCGAGGAGCAGGAGATCAAGGAGGGCATCTCGAGCAACCACATCCGGGCCGACGCGGCCGTCCTCGATCCGACGTTCACGACGACGCTGCCCCCCGAGACGACCGGCAAGACCGCGATGGACGCGCTGGGTCACGCCATCGAAGGCTACACCACCCACCCCTTCGATGGTCTCCTGCGAGCCTCGGATCCGGGCGAACGACCCGTCTACGCCGGCCGGACGGAACTCACCGAGATGTTCTCCGAGAAAGCGATCCGGTTGCTCTCGAACAACGTCCGGACCGCCGTCCACAACGGCGACGACCTCGAGGCGCGGGCGGCGATGCTCAAGGGTGCCCTCTTCGGCGCCATCGCCGGACTCACCGCCGGCGCGAGCCTCTGCCACGCGATGGCCTACCCAGTCGGGAACCGGTATCACACCTACCACGGCGAGACCATCGCCGTCCTCACGCCCGCGAGCACGCTGGGGTACAACGTCGCCAGCGACCCCGAGCGCTTCGTCCGCGTCGCCGAGATGCTGGGCGCGGAGACCGACGGACTGGGAACTCGCGAGGCGGCCGATCGCGCTCGAGCGGAGTACGTCCGCCTCCAGCAGGACCTGAACGTGATCCCCAGCGGCCTCAACGAACTCGCCGGGATCACCGAGGAGGACGTGGAATGGCTCGCGAACCAGACGGTCGAGACCCAACAGCGCCTGCTTCGCTGTAATCCGCGACCGGTGACGACCGACGACGCGGCCGACATCTTCCGGGACGCGCTGTACAACTGGGAGTAG
- a CDS encoding BtpA/SgcQ family protein, producing MPPSTPLLDRFDAARPVVGMVHLPPLPGAPGFDGDRDAVRDRALEDARRLEAGGVDGLVLENFGDAPFYPEDVPTHVVAEMTAVATALTDAVDVPVGINVLRNDADAALSIAAAAGCDFVRVNVHVGTAATDQGVLEGRAHETIRLRDRIDADAAILADVHVKHAAPIGEASIERAALETVERGRADGVIVSGPGTGADTALEDVERVAGALEDSREETGETLRKPVFVGSGVTSETVGHCLAAGADGVIVGTALKEGGETTNPVSLERVEDLVSAARAVDSSDG from the coding sequence ATGCCACCGTCGACCCCACTGCTGGACCGCTTCGACGCCGCTCGACCCGTCGTCGGAATGGTCCACCTCCCGCCGCTGCCCGGTGCACCCGGCTTCGACGGCGACCGCGACGCCGTGCGCGACCGCGCGCTCGAGGACGCCCGCCGCCTCGAAGCCGGCGGAGTCGACGGCCTCGTGCTCGAGAACTTCGGCGACGCGCCCTTCTACCCCGAGGACGTCCCCACCCACGTCGTCGCGGAGATGACCGCGGTCGCGACGGCCCTAACCGACGCCGTCGACGTCCCCGTCGGTATCAACGTCCTTCGCAACGACGCTGACGCCGCGCTCTCGATCGCCGCGGCCGCCGGGTGCGACTTCGTCCGGGTGAACGTCCACGTCGGGACGGCCGCGACGGATCAGGGCGTCCTCGAGGGGCGCGCCCACGAGACGATCCGCCTCCGCGACCGGATCGACGCCGACGCGGCGATTCTCGCCGACGTCCACGTCAAACACGCCGCGCCGATCGGCGAGGCGTCGATCGAACGGGCCGCCCTCGAGACGGTCGAGCGCGGCCGCGCCGACGGCGTAATCGTCTCCGGGCCGGGCACTGGGGCCGACACGGCTCTCGAGGACGTCGAACGGGTCGCCGGGGCGCTCGAGGACTCGAGGGAAGAGACCGGTGAGACCCTCCGAAAGCCCGTCTTTGTCGGCAGCGGCGTCACGAGCGAGACGGTCGGCCACTGCCTCGCGGCGGGTGCCGACGGCGTCATCGTCGGGACGGCGCTCAAGGAGGGCGGCGAGACGACGAATCCCGTCTCGCTCGAGCGCGTCGAGGATCTGGTTTCGGCGGCCCGCGCCGTCGACTCGAGCGACGGCTGA
- a CDS encoding NADH:flavin oxidoreductase/NADH oxidase translates to MPELFASLPLRDLEAPNRLAVSPMCQYSCETDGLPTEWHRVHLGSRAVGGAGIVMTEATAVEPRGRITPHDLGIWSDEHAAALEAITRFIREQGAVPGIQLAHAGHKASKTRPWDGNVPIQPDETDPDGASGWEVLSPSPEAYPPFDGDRPAMRRADRNDIRGVIDAYRAAAERSLEAGFEIAEVHAAHGYLLHEFCSPVTNDREDEYGGSFENRTRLVREVVEAVREVWPDDKPVFVRISGTDWLEDRESWDIDQSVRLARDLSDLGVDLIDVSSSGIHPDQQVPAGPNFQVPLAEAIREGSDAAVGAVGGVTDPAQADALVRNGRADLVLVGRQFLRDPYFGLRAAAELESDADAKWPVQYRRAVR, encoded by the coding sequence ATGCCAGAACTGTTCGCTTCGCTGCCGTTGCGCGACCTCGAGGCGCCGAACCGGCTCGCCGTCTCGCCGATGTGCCAGTACTCCTGTGAGACTGACGGCCTCCCGACCGAGTGGCACCGGGTCCACCTCGGGAGTCGAGCGGTCGGGGGAGCGGGCATCGTGATGACCGAGGCGACCGCCGTCGAACCCCGCGGACGGATCACGCCCCACGACCTGGGGATCTGGAGCGACGAGCACGCCGCGGCGCTCGAGGCGATCACGCGCTTCATCCGCGAGCAGGGTGCGGTACCGGGAATTCAACTCGCTCACGCCGGTCACAAGGCCAGCAAGACGCGGCCGTGGGACGGGAACGTCCCGATCCAACCGGACGAAACCGATCCCGACGGCGCGTCGGGCTGGGAGGTGCTCTCCCCGTCGCCGGAGGCCTACCCGCCGTTCGACGGCGATCGGCCGGCGATGCGGAGGGCCGACCGCAACGATATTCGGGGCGTGATCGACGCCTACCGGGCGGCGGCCGAGCGCTCGCTCGAGGCGGGGTTCGAAATCGCCGAGGTGCACGCGGCCCACGGCTACCTGCTCCACGAGTTTTGCTCGCCGGTGACGAACGATCGCGAGGACGAGTACGGCGGGAGCTTCGAGAACCGCACTCGTCTCGTCCGGGAGGTCGTCGAGGCCGTCCGCGAGGTCTGGCCGGACGACAAGCCGGTCTTCGTGCGGATCTCGGGCACCGACTGGCTCGAGGACCGCGAATCGTGGGATATCGACCAGTCCGTCCGACTGGCCCGCGATCTCTCCGACCTCGGCGTCGACCTGATCGACGTCAGTTCGAGCGGCATCCACCCCGATCAGCAGGTCCCCGCCGGACCCAACTTCCAGGTGCCGCTGGCGGAAGCGATTCGCGAGGGAAGCGACGCCGCCGTCGGGGCGGTCGGGGGCGTCACCGACCCCGCGCAGGCCGACGCGCTGGTCCGCAACGGTCGGGCGGACCTCGTCCTCGTCGGCCGGCAGTTCCTCCGGGATCCGTACTTCGGGCTTCGAGCGGCCGCGGAACTCGAGTCGGACGCGGACGCGAAGTGGCCCGTTCAGTACCGTCGGGCCGTTCGGTGA
- a CDS encoding mechanosensitive ion channel family protein codes for MVRIAPTVLSHGLHLRPDPIPEIQQTYLGTTDVQFLATLLLAVLVALSLGTASRIQAAARRRYGRQIAEASSVAFLGAVVAAAVYAFSVIWHVTYVLEYTLSSVMIDRWLAAQQLVTVGIMVGAYLAMRFVNRSIDKLAQTRALTKHQSEVAYHVTDVAIVAFAGTVILTLWGIDLTNIFIGAGAITAVVALTARETLTAMLAGFILLFSRPFHVGDWIEVNESTGIVTDVTIFTTKIQTFDDRNVLIPNDEVTSSQLINYSENDQLRVAVDVGIDYDDDPQHARSVIVDAVEDLESIKNAPNPQVITTAFGDSAILLECRVWIADPTMRRKLDAQTDVIEAITAAFEREGIEIPYPQRVHTSRGDALQVDGIGRAGSGVPTVDD; via the coding sequence ATGGTCAGGATCGCGCCGACTGTTCTCTCTCACGGACTTCATCTTCGGCCGGATCCCATTCCGGAGATCCAGCAGACGTATCTCGGGACGACCGACGTCCAGTTCCTCGCGACCCTGTTGCTCGCCGTCCTGGTCGCGCTCAGCCTCGGCACCGCCTCGCGGATTCAGGCGGCCGCTCGCCGTCGGTACGGGAGGCAGATCGCCGAGGCCAGCTCCGTCGCCTTCCTCGGAGCCGTCGTCGCCGCCGCCGTCTACGCGTTCAGCGTGATCTGGCACGTCACGTACGTCCTCGAGTACACGCTTTCCTCGGTGATGATCGATCGGTGGTTGGCCGCCCAACAGCTCGTCACAGTGGGGATCATGGTGGGCGCGTACCTCGCGATGCGGTTCGTCAACCGATCGATCGACAAGCTCGCGCAGACGCGAGCGCTCACGAAACACCAGAGCGAGGTCGCCTACCACGTCACCGACGTCGCGATCGTCGCCTTCGCCGGAACGGTGATCCTGACGCTGTGGGGGATCGACCTGACGAACATCTTCATCGGCGCCGGCGCGATCACGGCGGTCGTCGCGCTGACGGCCCGCGAGACGCTGACGGCGATGCTCGCCGGCTTCATCCTGCTGTTCTCGCGGCCGTTCCACGTCGGCGACTGGATCGAGGTCAACGAGTCGACCGGCATCGTCACCGACGTCACCATCTTCACCACCAAGATCCAGACGTTCGACGACAGAAACGTGTTGATCCCCAACGACGAGGTGACCAGCAGTCAGCTGATCAACTACTCGGAGAACGACCAGTTGCGCGTCGCGGTCGACGTCGGGATCGATTACGACGACGACCCCCAGCACGCCCGCTCGGTCATCGTCGACGCCGTCGAGGACCTCGAGTCGATCAAGAACGCGCCGAATCCGCAGGTGATCACGACGGCGTTCGGCGACTCGGCGATCCTCCTCGAGTGTCGCGTCTGGATCGCCGATCCGACGATGCGCCGGAAACTCGACGCGCAGACGGACGTCATCGAGGCGATCACGGCCGCGTTCGAGCGCGAGGGGATCGAGATCCCGTATCCGCAACGCGTTCACACCTCGCGGGGTGACGCGCTGCAGGTCGACGGAATCGGCCGAGCGGGAAGCGGCGTCCCGACGGTCGACGATTGA